A window of the Polaribacter sp. HaHaR_3_91 genome harbors these coding sequences:
- a CDS encoding glycoside hydrolase family 2 TIM barrel-domain containing protein, protein MVKINKQILRGVLMLTYLAIIGVLLFLVSSLYSFLNTGADRSKMLHTEVKKVEQYLPKVTWKDDGNEGRKISPQKIAAVQNDYLDAWYVKQIAYKTNTRVGIEDYFTKSARKNIYANLDYNKLNNTSIEATTLEHNLDIEFFSEDGQLIVLKDTNAIEYKKVFKDEKLILETTEVTSYKYVLLLEDGFWRVRHMVKEASENFKNTPVKRSLEFADIKGINYYPQATPWNMYGDEFDIDIIKNDFKIIKEAALNSIRIFVPYEDFGKANVKPEKLEKLKNVLDTALAENLKVVVTLFDFYGNYDVLDWTLNQRHAEKIVETFKEHEAILAWDVKNEPNLDFNSRGKENVTAWLDFMIILIKNIDKKHPVTIGWSNTKSATILKDKVDVVSFHYYEDLLNFEDEYLALKEEIKDKPIVLQEFGLSSYGGFWRPFVGSEEKQANYYKEIQKVLTKNSVPFMSWTLYDFDVVPKEVLGRLPWRTNPQKKFGFINNKGEKKLSYKYISKE, encoded by the coding sequence ATGGTAAAAATAAATAAACAAATTCTTAGAGGTGTGTTAATGCTAACTTACCTAGCAATAATTGGCGTTCTTTTATTCTTGGTAAGCTCTCTATACAGTTTTTTAAACACTGGTGCAGATAGAAGCAAAATGTTGCATACAGAAGTTAAAAAAGTAGAACAATACTTACCTAAAGTAACATGGAAAGATGATGGTAATGAAGGCAGAAAAATAAGTCCTCAAAAAATTGCTGCCGTGCAAAACGATTATTTAGACGCGTGGTATGTAAAGCAAATTGCTTACAAAACAAACACAAGAGTTGGTATAGAAGATTACTTTACTAAAAGTGCAAGAAAAAACATCTATGCTAATTTAGATTACAACAAACTGAACAACACTTCTATAGAAGCTACTACATTAGAACATAATTTAGACATCGAGTTTTTTAGTGAAGACGGACAATTAATTGTTTTAAAAGACACCAATGCAATCGAGTATAAAAAGGTTTTTAAAGATGAAAAGTTAATCTTAGAAACTACCGAAGTTACTTCTTACAAATATGTATTATTATTAGAAGATGGCTTTTGGCGCGTAAGACACATGGTAAAAGAAGCTTCGGAAAATTTTAAAAATACTCCTGTAAAAAGATCCTTAGAATTTGCTGATATTAAAGGGATCAATTATTACCCACAAGCGACCCCATGGAATATGTACGGTGATGAATTTGATATTGATATTATAAAAAACGATTTTAAAATTATAAAAGAGGCTGCATTAAATTCTATTCGAATTTTTGTGCCTTATGAAGATTTTGGTAAAGCAAATGTGAAACCAGAAAAACTAGAAAAATTAAAAAACGTATTAGACACCGCATTAGCAGAAAACCTAAAAGTTGTGGTTACTTTGTTTGATTTTTATGGAAATTATGATGTTTTAGACTGGACATTGAACCAAAGACATGCAGAGAAAATTGTTGAAACTTTTAAAGAACATGAAGCTATTTTGGCTTGGGACGTAAAAAATGAACCTAATTTAGATTTTAACTCTAGAGGTAAAGAAAATGTAACCGCTTGGTTAGATTTTATGATTATTTTGATAAAAAATATTGATAAAAAACATCCCGTAACCATTGGTTGGTCTAACACCAAAAGTGCCACTATTTTAAAAGACAAAGTAGATGTTGTTTCTTTTCACTATTATGAAGACTTACTTAATTTTGAGGATGAATACTTAGCCTTAAAAGAAGAAATAAAAGACAAACCTATTGTATTACAAGAGTTTGGGCTATCATCTTATGGTGGTTTTTGGAGACCTTTTGTTGGTTCTGAAGAAAAACAAGCTAACTATTATAAAGAAATACAAAAAGTCCTGACAAAGAACTCTGTTCCTTTTATGTCATGGACTTTATATGATTTTGATGTGGTTCCTAAAGAGGTTTTAGGTAGACTGCCTTGGAGAACTAATCCGCAGAAGAAATTTGGTTTTATCAATAATAAAGGAGAAAAAAAATTATCTTATAAATACATTTCTAAAGAATAA
- a CDS encoding response regulator → MRILAIDDQKLVLIPLESRLKEMGYEVLTETDALKGIELYNSFKPDLVIVDINMPTISGLEVVKHIREVKKSNTPIMILSGNTDDDMITKGFDLGVNDYMKKPLSLTEVGLRTKRLIGLPENTDTTKKYKNTIIQQRCVGVVIPCYNEEERLLSKEFTDYIDKNTGYHLCFVNDGSKDKTLEVLHKLRKGREDFITVYDCEKNGGKAEAVRQGMLYMAKQEDLDYIGFLDADLSTDLADFDDLVSTIEKSNYKIVSGSRISRMGANITKESARKIISLTINYIIRKILSMDFKDTQCGAKIFHKDVIDISFKEKFVTQWIFDVEIFRRITLHFGLKKAKEILCEQPLKRWIHADGSKLSMKDSVKIVGQLGQIAWHYRSGKKDYKSTVVA, encoded by the coding sequence ATGAGAATTTTAGCTATTGATGATCAAAAATTAGTTCTAATACCTTTAGAAAGTAGGTTAAAAGAAATGGGGTATGAAGTATTAACAGAAACAGATGCTTTAAAAGGAATTGAACTATACAATTCTTTTAAACCAGATTTAGTGATTGTTGATATTAATATGCCAACTATTTCTGGTTTAGAGGTTGTAAAACATATTAGGGAAGTTAAAAAATCTAATACACCAATTATGATTTTATCTGGTAATACAGATGATGACATGATTACAAAAGGCTTTGATTTAGGTGTAAACGATTATATGAAAAAACCTCTAAGTTTAACAGAGGTTGGGTTAAGAACAAAAAGATTAATTGGTCTTCCTGAAAATACAGATACTACAAAAAAATATAAGAACACTATTATACAACAAAGATGTGTTGGGGTTGTAATACCTTGTTATAATGAAGAAGAAAGATTGCTTAGCAAAGAATTTACAGATTATATAGATAAAAATACCGGATATCACTTATGTTTTGTAAATGATGGAAGTAAAGATAAAACTTTAGAGGTTTTACATAAGTTAAGAAAAGGTAGAGAAGACTTTATTACTGTTTATGATTGTGAAAAAAATGGAGGTAAAGCAGAAGCTGTTAGGCAAGGTATGTTATATATGGCTAAGCAAGAAGATTTAGACTATATAGGTTTTTTAGATGCAGATTTATCAACAGATTTAGCAGATTTTGATGATTTAGTTTCAACTATTGAAAAATCTAATTATAAGATTGTAAGTGGTTCTAGAATTAGTAGAATGGGTGCAAATATTACAAAAGAGTCAGCAAGAAAGATTATTAGTTTGACCATTAATTACATCATTAGAAAAATTCTTTCTATGGACTTTAAAGATACCCAATGTGGTGCTAAAATTTTTCATAAAGATGTGATAGATATTTCTTTTAAAGAAAAATTTGTTACCCAATGGATTTTTGATGTTGAAATTTTTAGAAGAATAACGCTTCATTTTGGATTAAAAAAAGCGAAAGAAATATTATGTGAACAGCCATTAAAAAGATGGATTCATGCTGATGGTTCTAAACTATCAATGAAAGATTCTGTTAAAATAGTTGGTCAACTAGGGCAAATTGCTTGGCATTATAGAAGTGGAAAAAAAGATTATAAAAGTACTGTTGTTGCATAA
- the manA gene encoding mannose-6-phosphate isomerase, class I has product MKNLENKLLRIEGKVQNYDWGGESFIPNLVSETIEPNTTYAEYWLGAHLKAPSKVITEEGSVSLDEFLEQNITENLGVEVAKDFGKLPYLFKVLDVSKMLSIQVHPSIAAAKIGYKKENKQGIPLTADNRNYKDENHKPEIMVALTDFWLLHGFLESEKLAKNLKETIELSFLLNTFLEEGYLGLYKKVMEYSQEEVNTILRPLVKRILPKFVNNELEKSSPAYWAAKSLNNKDSEDIDKGIFSIYFFNILNLSRGEAIFQDAGVPHAYLEGVNMELMANSDNVLRAGLTSKHIDVEELIKNTKFEETIPIILFGDENKENGEVIFKTKAKDFELSKIELIKTMSHTSTSNSVEILMTLKGVAVVTQENESISLDKGQSVLIKANTRYKITTTSEVEIYKASVPK; this is encoded by the coding sequence ATGAAAAACTTAGAAAACAAACTACTTAGAATTGAAGGTAAAGTGCAAAATTATGATTGGGGAGGAGAAAGCTTCATTCCTAATTTAGTTTCAGAAACTATAGAGCCAAACACTACATATGCAGAATATTGGTTAGGAGCACATTTAAAAGCACCTTCAAAAGTTATTACAGAAGAAGGTAGTGTTTCATTAGATGAGTTTTTAGAACAAAATATAACAGAAAATTTAGGCGTTGAAGTAGCAAAAGACTTTGGTAAACTACCATATTTATTCAAAGTTTTAGATGTAAGTAAAATGTTATCTATTCAAGTACATCCAAGTATTGCTGCTGCTAAAATAGGGTACAAAAAAGAAAATAAACAAGGAATTCCTTTAACTGCTGATAATAGAAACTATAAAGACGAAAATCATAAGCCAGAAATAATGGTGGCTTTAACCGATTTTTGGTTGTTACATGGATTTTTAGAAAGTGAAAAATTAGCAAAAAACTTAAAAGAAACTATAGAGTTAAGTTTCTTATTAAATACTTTCTTAGAAGAAGGTTATTTAGGGCTTTATAAAAAAGTGATGGAATACTCACAAGAAGAAGTAAATACAATTTTGAGACCTTTGGTAAAAAGAATTCTTCCAAAATTTGTTAATAATGAATTAGAGAAATCTTCACCAGCATATTGGGCAGCCAAATCATTAAACAATAAAGATTCTGAAGATATTGATAAAGGTATTTTTTCTATTTACTTTTTTAATATTTTAAATTTAAGTAGAGGAGAAGCAATTTTTCAAGATGCAGGAGTGCCGCATGCGTATTTAGAAGGTGTAAATATGGAGTTAATGGCAAATTCAGACAATGTGTTAAGAGCAGGGTTAACTAGCAAACACATAGATGTTGAAGAACTTATAAAAAACACAAAATTCGAAGAAACGATTCCTATTATTTTATTCGGTGACGAAAATAAAGAGAATGGAGAAGTTATTTTTAAAACCAAAGCAAAAGACTTCGAATTAAGTAAAATTGAATTGATTAAAACAATGTCTCATACTTCAACTTCAAATTCCGTAGAAATATTAATGACTTTAAAAGGAGTTGCTGTTGTTACTCAAGAAAATGAATCTATCTCTTTAGATAAAGGGCAGTCTGTGCTTATAAAAGCAAATACTAGGTATAAAATTACTACAACTTCTGAAGTAGAAATTTATAAGGCAAGTGTGCCAAAATAA
- a CDS encoding gluconate 5-dehydrogenase: MSQTLFDITGKVALITGSTHGLGMAMAMGLGRAGATIVVNGNSSQEKVDNAVVEYQKEGIIAFGYQFNVADEEEVIAAVKKIEKDVGGIDILVNNAGIIKRTPLVDMEVADFRQVVDIDLVSPFIVSKHVVRGMMERKSGKIINICSMMSELGRNTVGAYAAAKGGLVMLTKNMATEWARFNIQINGIGPGYFATSQTASIRMEGHPFNDFIVNRTPAEKWGNPNDLAGAAIFLSSKASDFVNGHILYVDGGILATIGKPFNED; encoded by the coding sequence ATGTCTCAAACATTATTTGATATTACAGGGAAAGTAGCCTTAATTACGGGGTCTACGCATGGTTTAGGAATGGCGATGGCTATGGGGTTAGGGAGAGCAGGTGCTACTATTGTAGTGAATGGAAATTCATCACAAGAAAAAGTAGACAATGCAGTTGTTGAATATCAAAAAGAAGGAATTATAGCTTTTGGTTATCAGTTTAATGTTGCAGATGAAGAAGAAGTTATTGCTGCCGTTAAAAAAATAGAAAAAGATGTGGGGGGTATTGATATTTTGGTAAATAATGCAGGAATTATTAAAAGAACTCCTTTGGTAGACATGGAGGTTGCTGATTTTAGGCAAGTAGTAGATATCGATTTGGTGAGTCCTTTTATTGTTTCTAAACACGTAGTTCGTGGAATGATGGAAAGAAAATCTGGTAAAATTATTAATATATGTTCTATGATGAGCGAGTTGGGTAGAAATACAGTTGGGGCTTATGCAGCAGCAAAAGGAGGCTTGGTTATGCTAACCAAAAACATGGCAACTGAGTGGGCGCGTTTTAATATTCAAATAAACGGAATTGGTCCTGGTTACTTTGCGACTTCACAAACAGCTTCTATTAGAATGGAAGGGCATCCGTTTAACGATTTTATTGTAAACAGAACTCCAGCAGAAAAATGGGGAAATCCTAATGATTTGGCGGGAGCAGCAATTTTCTTATCATCTAAAGCAAGCGATTTTGTAAACGGTCATATTTTATATGTAGATGGTGGGATTTTAGCAACCATAGGAAAACCATTCAACGAAGATTAA
- a CDS encoding triple tyrosine motif-containing protein, with translation MYRLLFFIFFINVVSTAQELPPIKIFTAEDYNAQNQNWEISQSEDNLIYVANNGGLLEYNGEHWQLYTHFSNPILRSVKVKDKIIYTGSFMDFGFWKKNKKGQLEYNSLVEKLQIKLKEGEEFWEVEFYQNWILFKSKTRIYFVNTISNEVKIIDSEETISGLFIINNTIFFQKKSIGLFTLQNGEEKIYSDDVFFKNNNIINCFYYNKELVFLSEEKGFVSVKGSKVVSQETDLNNESFLIFSAIQLEDKSFLLGTISNGIVFLSKDGVITSIINRKNGLSNNTALSLLQDNSGNIWIGLDNGINYLNVSSAFKIFEDEEGTLGTIYTSLFFENELYLGTNQGLFFKDENLKFKLIEKTEGQVWFLKEIDGNLFCGHDKGTFIIKNKKVINAITEELGTWNIKKVPGNNNYLIQGSYQGLSILENDNGDWQFRNKIDGFDVSSRFFEFYNDRLYVNHELKGLYELQIDNSYVKVQQKEKIIIPKVGYGSNIFSFGNNLFYSSSEGVYKKQDDGSFKVDSLFTKNLKDLDNLTTIRKLAQKKNALYSFSKNNILFITSNSISLSPQVKAIPIDGTIRNNVLGFENLTQISAENYLIGTSHGYLLLNDALVKNEKNVDISFQQILVNKIDSDKIHLSLAEAVELENKQNNISFSYSISKYDKMIKNEYQYQLEGLTNKWSDWTEDSTQLYENLSYGDYTFNVRGKYGNQMTDIKSFEFSVKRPFYLSNLYLVFYVIFMVFIIVLINIYYRRRYKRKNKILLEKAQKELKLKELESAQIIMKLNNDKLKVDIESKSRELASSTMNIIKKNDFLNTIKTELTNGESKDVSKVVKIIDKNLNNTDDWKMFQEAFNNADKNFLKKVKDKHTSLTPNDLRLCAYLRLNLSSKEIAPLLNISPRSVEVKRYRLRKKMGLPHDENLTNYILEI, from the coding sequence ATGTATAGACTTTTATTTTTTATTTTTTTTATTAACGTTGTTAGTACTGCTCAAGAATTACCGCCAATTAAAATTTTTACAGCAGAAGATTACAATGCTCAAAATCAGAATTGGGAAATTTCACAATCTGAAGATAATCTAATATATGTAGCGAATAATGGAGGTCTTCTAGAATACAATGGTGAGCATTGGCAATTGTATACTCATTTTTCAAATCCTATTTTAAGATCTGTGAAAGTAAAAGATAAAATAATCTATACGGGGTCTTTTATGGATTTTGGTTTTTGGAAAAAAAATAAAAAAGGCCAATTAGAATATAATTCATTAGTAGAAAAGTTACAAATAAAATTAAAAGAAGGAGAGGAGTTTTGGGAAGTTGAATTTTATCAAAACTGGATTCTTTTTAAATCTAAAACAAGAATTTATTTTGTAAATACCATTTCTAATGAAGTTAAAATAATTGATTCTGAGGAAACCATTTCTGGACTTTTTATAATAAACAACACCATTTTTTTTCAAAAAAAGAGCATTGGTTTGTTCACATTACAAAATGGAGAAGAAAAAATTTATTCAGATGATGTGTTTTTTAAAAACAATAATATTATCAATTGTTTTTATTATAATAAAGAGCTTGTTTTTTTATCTGAAGAAAAAGGTTTTGTTTCAGTAAAAGGAAGTAAAGTTGTGTCTCAAGAAACAGACTTAAATAATGAGAGCTTTTTAATTTTTAGTGCAATTCAATTAGAAGATAAAAGTTTTTTGCTTGGTACAATCTCTAATGGAATTGTTTTTCTGAGTAAAGATGGGGTAATTACGTCTATTATTAACCGTAAGAATGGATTAAGTAATAATACAGCGTTGTCTTTGCTTCAAGACAATTCTGGTAATATTTGGATTGGTTTAGATAACGGTATAAATTATTTAAATGTTTCTTCAGCATTTAAAATTTTTGAAGATGAAGAAGGTACTTTAGGTACCATTTATACCTCTTTGTTTTTTGAAAATGAACTTTATTTAGGGACAAATCAGGGACTGTTTTTTAAAGATGAAAATTTAAAATTTAAATTAATAGAAAAGACAGAAGGACAAGTTTGGTTTTTGAAAGAAATTGATGGGAATCTTTTTTGTGGGCATGATAAAGGAACTTTTATTATTAAAAACAAAAAGGTAATTAATGCTATAACCGAAGAGCTTGGAACCTGGAACATAAAAAAAGTACCAGGAAACAATAATTATTTAATTCAAGGGAGTTATCAAGGCTTGTCTATTTTAGAGAACGACAATGGGGATTGGCAGTTCAGAAATAAAATTGATGGTTTTGATGTTTCTAGTAGGTTTTTTGAGTTTTATAATGATAGATTATATGTAAACCATGAGTTAAAAGGCTTATATGAATTACAAATTGATAATAGTTATGTTAAAGTTCAACAAAAAGAGAAAATTATCATTCCAAAAGTAGGTTATGGATCTAATATTTTTTCTTTTGGCAATAATTTATTTTACTCATCATCAGAAGGTGTGTATAAAAAACAAGACGATGGTAGTTTTAAAGTAGACTCATTGTTTACAAAAAATTTAAAAGATTTAGATAACTTAACAACGATAAGGAAATTAGCTCAAAAAAAGAATGCTTTATATAGTTTCTCTAAAAATAATATTCTTTTTATCACCTCTAACAGTATTAGTTTAAGTCCGCAAGTAAAAGCGATTCCTATTGATGGTACTATAAGGAATAATGTTTTGGGGTTTGAGAACTTAACCCAAATTAGTGCAGAGAATTATTTAATAGGTACCTCTCATGGGTATTTACTTTTAAATGATGCTCTTGTAAAAAATGAAAAAAACGTTGATATTTCTTTTCAACAAATACTTGTCAATAAAATAGATAGTGATAAGATTCATCTTTCATTAGCAGAAGCCGTAGAATTAGAAAATAAGCAGAATAATATATCGTTTTCATATAGTATTTCTAAATATGATAAAATGATAAAGAATGAATATCAATATCAGTTAGAAGGATTGACTAATAAATGGTCAGATTGGACAGAGGACTCTACACAATTGTATGAAAACTTATCTTATGGAGATTACACTTTTAACGTAAGAGGTAAATATGGAAACCAGATGACGGATATTAAATCTTTTGAATTTTCTGTCAAGCGTCCTTTTTATTTAAGTAATTTATATTTAGTTTTTTATGTAATATTTATGGTGTTTATTATTGTATTGATAAATATTTATTACAGAAGAAGGTATAAACGTAAAAATAAGATTCTATTAGAGAAAGCGCAGAAAGAGTTAAAGTTAAAAGAGTTGGAAAGTGCTCAAATAATTATGAAACTTAATAATGATAAATTAAAAGTAGATATAGAAAGTAAGAGTAGAGAGTTGGCTAGTTCTACAATGAATATTATTAAGAAGAATGATTTTTTAAACACAATTAAAACAGAATTGACAAACGGAGAGAGTAAAGACGTCTCAAAAGTGGTTAAGATTATTGATAAGAACTTAAACAATACAGACGATTGGAAAATGTTTCAAGAAGCATTTAATAATGCTGATAAAAACTTTCTAAAAAAGGTAAAAGACAAGCACACTAGTTTAACTCCAAATGATTTAAGACTTTGTGCCTACCTTAGGTTAAACCTATCTTCTAAAGAAATTGCTCCTTTATTAAATATTTCTCCTAGAAGTGTAGAAGTTAAAAGATATCGATTAAGGAAAAAAATGGGGTTACCACATGATGAGAACTTAACAAATTATATTTTGGAAATTTAA
- a CDS encoding TonB-dependent receptor — translation MRKQITLLLLLFVGFCASAQTINVKGVVKDAKTGDPLPGVSILIKGTTVGTETDFDGLFSLAKVEKGATFVFNYLGYAVKEVLVNQQTLNISLEESAEALDEIVVVGYGKQKRKDVTGSVSIVGEKTLEALKPIDATSALQGTTSGVAVNLSSGSPGAKVNILIRGVSSNTNNQPLTIVDGYEGDLNSINPNDIESITVLKDAQAAIYGIKGANGVVLVTTKIGKKNKKATVKYDTYAAFQQTTKKLDYLNATEYALVLNEAYAASGQTLPFSNVGELGKGTDWQDELFNDAMLMNHNISVSGGGESFRYFVSASRTEQDGIIAKDKSNFIRNNIKLNLGIDISEKLNFSVIANYYTSASQGFDASLLFNGLNYAPTFGLNENDTNNFLGIEVVNPLSLLQNTFGENNGNGIEGNFKLEYKPIEGLNIVSRVGYKIYNEKQRSFTPIQEYGLAKVYNKTQSSVYQFKATSTRVNWETFATYQKTFLENHNTTFTVGTSVQNDLFDGIYATGFDVPNNSYEFADISLTNKQSEQRSLNTGNGDIRLTSFFGRAQYDYKGKYLFSGLVRRDGASVFAEDQRVDNFWSVTTGWKISDENFLKDNKTINFLKLRASYGTLGNLVGDNLYRSLLDGEGEYVFNGSLVDGTAQGALSNPSATWETAEKLDIGLDMNLFDDKLTIVADYFEETRKDLLIEDFPVSGLLGSGAAGGSNPTVNAGTSKNTGGELAINYNAISKEDFSLNIGYNVTYVKNKVTDVLDDAIVEGGDFGIGNLPTSRMEVGQPIGYFLGLQTDGIFQTQAEVDAHPSQTGLGASVTSPGDIRYKDTNNDGVIDFDDRVNIGNPQADFYMGFNISAKYKNWDFTSYLYAELGKDMVRNFERFLPNVNKPAYYLDRWTGAGTSNSVPRLTNDATNNRLFSDFFVEDASFLRMQNIQVGYTFAPDLLEKVGLSKLRLYTSINNLFTLTDYTGYDPSINDGAIGAGIDSGNYPSARQFLLGLNVEF, via the coding sequence ATGAGAAAACAAATCACATTATTACTCCTTTTATTTGTAGGTTTTTGTGCTTCTGCACAAACTATAAATGTAAAAGGTGTTGTTAAAGATGCTAAAACGGGTGATCCATTACCGGGAGTAAGTATATTAATTAAAGGAACAACTGTTGGAACTGAAACTGATTTTGATGGACTTTTTAGTCTTGCTAAAGTTGAGAAAGGAGCAACTTTTGTATTTAATTATTTAGGATACGCTGTAAAAGAAGTATTGGTTAATCAACAAACTTTAAATATTTCTTTAGAAGAGTCGGCAGAGGCTTTAGATGAAATTGTTGTTGTTGGTTATGGTAAGCAAAAAAGAAAAGATGTTACGGGTTCTGTATCTATAGTAGGAGAGAAAACCTTAGAAGCATTAAAACCTATTGATGCAACGAGTGCATTACAAGGAACAACTTCTGGAGTTGCTGTTAACCTTTCGTCTGGATCACCAGGTGCAAAAGTGAATATTTTAATTAGAGGTGTTAGTTCTAATACCAATAATCAACCGTTAACAATTGTAGATGGTTATGAAGGAGATTTAAATAGTATCAATCCAAATGACATTGAATCTATTACCGTTTTAAAAGATGCACAAGCAGCTATTTATGGTATAAAAGGGGCAAATGGTGTTGTTTTGGTAACTACTAAAATTGGTAAGAAAAATAAAAAAGCAACTGTAAAATACGATACGTATGCTGCTTTTCAACAAACTACCAAAAAATTAGATTATTTAAACGCAACTGAATATGCTTTAGTTTTAAATGAAGCGTATGCAGCAAGTGGGCAAACATTACCTTTTAGTAATGTAGGAGAATTAGGTAAAGGTACGGACTGGCAAGATGAACTTTTTAATGATGCCATGTTAATGAATCATAATATTAGTGTATCTGGTGGTGGAGAAAGTTTTAGATACTTTGTAAGTGCATCTAGAACAGAGCAAGATGGTATTATTGCAAAAGATAAGTCTAATTTTATTAGAAACAATATCAAATTAAACTTAGGTATAGATATTAGTGAAAAATTAAATTTCTCTGTAATAGCAAACTATTACACAAGTGCTTCACAAGGTTTTGACGCTTCACTTTTATTTAATGGTTTAAATTATGCACCAACTTTTGGGCTAAATGAAAATGATACAAATAACTTTTTAGGGATAGAGGTTGTAAACCCTTTATCATTATTACAAAATACTTTTGGTGAAAATAATGGTAATGGAATAGAAGGTAATTTTAAGCTAGAATATAAACCAATAGAAGGTTTAAATATCGTTTCACGTGTTGGTTATAAGATTTATAATGAAAAGCAACGCTCATTTACACCTATTCAAGAATATGGTTTAGCTAAAGTATACAATAAAACACAAAGTTCTGTTTATCAATTTAAAGCAACTTCTACAAGAGTAAATTGGGAAACATTTGCAACGTATCAGAAAACATTTTTAGAAAACCATAATACTACTTTTACTGTAGGTACAAGTGTACAGAATGATTTGTTTGATGGTATCTATGCTACAGGATTTGATGTGCCTAATAACTCGTATGAATTTGCGGACATTAGTTTAACCAATAAACAAAGTGAACAAAGAAGTTTAAATACTGGGAATGGAGATATTAGGTTAACCTCTTTCTTTGGTAGAGCTCAGTATGATTATAAAGGTAAATATTTATTTTCTGGATTAGTTAGAAGAGACGGAGCTTCTGTTTTTGCAGAAGATCAAAGAGTAGATAATTTTTGGTCTGTAACTACAGGTTGGAAAATTTCTGATGAAAACTTCTTAAAAGATAATAAAACGATTAACTTTTTAAAATTAAGAGCAAGTTACGGTACTTTAGGAAACTTAGTTGGAGATAATCTATACAGATCTTTATTAGATGGTGAAGGTGAGTATGTTTTTAATGGAAGCTTAGTAGATGGTACTGCACAAGGTGCTTTGTCTAATCCGTCAGCAACTTGGGAAACGGCAGAGAAATTAGACATTGGTTTAGATATGAATCTATTTGATGATAAACTGACAATTGTTGCAGATTATTTTGAAGAAACAAGAAAAGATTTATTAATTGAAGACTTCCCAGTTTCTGGTTTGTTAGGTTCTGGTGCAGCAGGAGGATCAAACCCAACAGTAAACGCAGGTACTTCTAAAAATACAGGTGGAGAATTGGCAATTAATTATAATGCTATTTCTAAAGAAGATTTTTCTTTAAATATTGGATACAATGTTACCTATGTAAAAAACAAAGTAACAGACGTTTTAGACGACGCTATTGTAGAAGGAGGTGATTTTGGAATCGGTAACCTTCCAACATCAAGAATGGAAGTAGGACAACCAATTGGTTATTTCTTAGGCTTACAAACAGACGGAATTTTTCAAACACAAGCAGAAGTAGATGCACATCCTTCTCAAACAGGGCTAGGAGCAAGTGTTACTTCTCCTGGAGATATCAGATATAAAGATACAAATAACGATGGTGTTATAGACTTTGACGACCGTGTGAACATTGGTAATCCGCAAGCAGATTTCTATATGGGATTCAATATTTCTGCAAAATATAAAAATTGGGATTTTACTTCTTATTTATATGCAGAGCTAGGAAAAGACATGGTTAGAAATTTTGAACGTTTTTTACCAAATGTGAATAAGCCTGCTTATTACTTAGATAGATGGACAGGTGCAGGTACAAGTAACTCGGTACCAAGATTAACTAACGATGCTACAAATAACAGACTTTTTTCAGATTTCTTTGTAGAAGATGCTTCTTTCTTACGTATGCAAAACATACAAGTAGGATACACTTTTGCACCAGATTTATTAGAAAAAGTAGGGTTGTCTAAATTAAGATTATATACTTCTATCAATAACTTATTTACGCTCACAGATTACACTGGTTATGATCCTTCTATTAATGACGGAGCAATTGGTGCAGGTATCGATTCTGGTAACTACCCATCTGCTAGACAATTCTTGTTAGGTTTAAATGTTGAATTTTAA